Within the Pirellulales bacterium genome, the region TTACGGTACTAATGTTTGCCTGCCATCGTACACCGGCATCGCTGGAGCAAGTAATGAGGATGGTCTTGTTGGTGCGCCAGCTCAAGCCTGCTGCTCGCCGAGTATGGAGGGCACCATTTCTGCCGCAGGCAGTCTCGTTCCAAACGCGGCGATTCGCTTGGCCGAAGTGACTGACGGCACGACCCACAATCTCGCTGTCGCGGAACAGTCCGATTTTACGGTTGATCAATTAGGACGGCAGCGAAATGTCGATGCCGGCTATCCAATGGGATGGCTGACGGGTACCACCAGCACCGGCACGCCGCCAAACATGAAAAACACCGTCGGCATTAGCCCCAATCCGACAGCCGCATGGAATATCACAACCGTGAAATATCCGCCGAATACCCGCACCTTTGAATTGCCCGGCATCGACGACATTAACCACGGGCCAAACAATCCATTGCTCTCGCCACATGCCGACGGAGTGAATGGTTTGCTGCTCGATGGTTCAGTTCACTTCATTCAGGAAACCATCGACATGTTAACGCTGCGCCGTCTGGCTACCCGCAACGACGGTGGTAGTCCCTCTCTTTGATCTCTTCAACTTTTCTTTGGGAAAGGAGCATGATGTGAAAGTTCCCATCGTTCGCACGATCGCTACGGTTCTGGTTCTATGCGCAATCAGTTTGGCGGCAGACTCGGACACCGACAATTCAGGGACTCAGCAGTCTGTCAAAAAAGGAAATGAGCAGCCGCAGCCGTGCAACTGCGGAAGCAACAACAGCTGGGGGGCATTGTATTGTCCACTTTTCGACATCATGTCGATGGGAAGTAATGATCTTTACTTTTGCAACTACTATCCGAACGGTTGCAATGGCGATCCTCCGCAGGACGCGTACTATGCGGCACCGCCGGGACAGAATCCGGGCGACTGCGACTCTCAGCCTGCCAACTGCTTTCCGGGTTACATGTTCTCCAGGGTCCCAATTCAGCAGCCGATCGATGTTATAAAGCCGCTTCCGAAAAAAGTCTCAACGAATAATTTGCCTTTTAAGGACGTCGAGGTCGGCAAATACTTAGAATACGGGTACTTTTACGGAGCCGGTGGCCGAAATATCACGGTATGCATTTACCCGCTCGTACACTTTGATGCGAAACAACACGAGAGGTGCCGCTACTTTCATCTTGGGTTGGAGATTGATCCAGCGACTTGTCCAGTCACACCGAAATTGCTAACCGACGTCCAAACACTTTCCACGTTTCTATATTCGGTCCAACGCGGTCACGAGTTTGTGTACCTTATCTGCACCCCGTAAGGACACGCGCACTCGCATCCGCAGATGACTATTGACTGAACTTAATGGC harbors:
- a CDS encoding DUF1559 domain-containing protein; this encodes MPRNTYGPKLPRCGFSLIELLATISIISVLISVLLPATQAAREAARRSACSNNLKQIGLALANFEAANKRLPIGARKSPIVGFGTSWWADILPQLEEAELYAKLNLQVANAGDPVLAPGNAQAIDGVVISVMRCPSSSIPALRLDYGTNVCLPSYTGIAGASNEDGLVGAPAQACCSPSMEGTISAAGSLVPNAAIRLAEVTDGTTHNLAVAEQSDFTVDQLGRQRNVDAGYPMGWLTGTTSTGTPPNMKNTVGISPNPTAAWNITTVKYPPNTRTFELPGIDDINHGPNNPLLSPHADGVNGLLLDGSVHFIQETIDMLTLRRLATRNDGGSPSL